The proteins below come from a single Eucalyptus grandis isolate ANBG69807.140 chromosome 3, ASM1654582v1, whole genome shotgun sequence genomic window:
- the LOC120291915 gene encoding disease resistance protein RPV1-like: MPILSRNYASSKWCLIKLATMVEMASKSNGTKEILPIYLDVNSDDVKLKTPLYRDVFVQHETNFDADQVKVWRDALLEVEEIKRLNLKNYRGYGELIKVIIQEVLVKLNAKYKNLTEHLVEDHVQVDAIMKLLSVDFCGVRFVGIHRIGGIGKTTLAKVIYNKVSSCFDRCSFLENIREISRRSDGLVHL, encoded by the exons ATGCCCATCTTGTCAAGGAACTATGCGTCCAGCAAATGGTGCCTCATCAAGCTTGCCACAATGGTCGAGATGGCATCAAAGTCAAATGGCACGAAAGAGATCCTCCCCATTTATCTCGACGTGAATTCAGATGACGTCAAGCTCAAGACTCCGCTGTACCGTGATGTGTTTGTGCAGCACGAGACGAACTTTGACGCCGACCAAGTGAAGGTGTGGCGTGATGCCCTCTTGGAGGTcgaggaaatcaagagattgaacTTGAAAAATTATCGAGG CTATGGCGAACTCATTAAAGTGATCATCCAGGAAGTCCTGGTCAAGCTGAATGCCAAATACAAGAACCTGACTGAACACTTGGTCGAAGATCATGTTCAGGTCGATGCAATTATGAAGCTGTTAAGTGTCGACTTTTGCGGTGTGCGTTTCGTGGGAATCCATAGAATAGGTGGTATTGGGAAGACAACACTagcaaaagtcatttacaaCAAAGTTTCTTCTTGCTTCGATCGCTGCAGTTTCCTCGAAAATATTCGAGAGATCTCCAGAAGATCGGACGGTCTTGTACATTTGTAG